The DNA sequence GTCGGACTGCCTGGTGATGCTCCAGCAGGGCCAGGTCGAAGCCGTCTCGACCGACGACACCATCCTCGCCGGGATGGCCGCGCAGGACCCGACGCTGCAGGTCGTGGGCGACCGGTTCACCGAGGAGAACTACGGCATCGGCGTGCCGAAGGACAACACGGACATGGTCAAGTACGTCAACGCCGTGCTCGACAACGTCCGCAACAGCGGCGCCTGGCAGGACAGCTACCGCAAGTGGGTGGAGCCCTCGCTGGGCCCGGCCACGCCGCCGTCGCCGCAGTACCAGTGAGCCGCTCGCGACTAGGATCGGTCCTCGTACGTCGTCGGGGATCTGGGAGGTAGCAGTGTCGGAGGAGCCGCGCCGTCCTCGGCACGCCGCGCCGGACGACGAGCCGCAGGTGGCCACGCCGAGCTGGCAGCCCCCGCCACCGGTGCGGTGGGAGACGCCGGAGCCGTCGATCTCCGGCCGCCTCGACGACACCGAACCACCCGCCGCCGAGCGCACTGTCTTCCACGCCCCGGTCCGGCGTACACCGACAGCGCCGACCCCGCCGCGCGGCCAGTCGTCGTCCTTCGTGCGCGGGCAGATCCCGGGCGCGGACGACCCGACCCGGCCGCCGGGCAGCATGAACCCGGTCGTCCCGCCCGTCGCGCCGCCGGTGGCGCCTTCGGCGGAGGCGACCCAGGCCGTCCGGGTGGACCCGAACGCGCCGCAGCCGACGAGCGTGCTCGCGGCGCCGGCGCCGGAGACCCAGAGCATCATGCCGCCGGTCCCGCGGCCGGAGGCCGGGCCGGGCGCGTTGCCGGACCCGGGCACCGAGAGCGTGCTGCCGGAGCGCAGCAGCGACGGGCGGCACACGGGAACCGGTACCGGCACCGGGACGGGCACCGGCAGCGGCAGCGGCGCGGTGTCCGGTTCAGGCCCGTTCCCCGGCACGTCGCGGCGGACGTCGTCGCGCACCTCACGATCCCGCCGCGGCCGGCTCGGCGCCGGTCTCGTCGAGGTCCCGCCGGTCCCGTCGCGCGACCCGGCGTCCGCGGTGCTGACGAACCCGATGGTGTCGGAGGAAAAGCGCTTCTGCGGCAGCTGCAGCGCGAAGGTCGGCCGCGGTAAGGACGGGAAACCCGGTGCGGCGGAAGGAAAGTGCGACAAGTGCGGCACGCCGTTCTCGTTCGTGCCGAAGCTGCAGCCGAACGAGCTCGTCGGTGGGCAGTACGAAGTCCTCGGCGCGATCGCGTACGGCGGCCTGGGCTGGATCTACCTGGCACAGGACCACAACGTGTCCGACCGCTGGGTCGTCCTCAAAGGACTGATCGACACCGGCGACGCGACGGCGATGGCGGCCGCGGCCAACGAGCAGCGCTTCCTGGCCGAGGTCGAGCACCCGAACATCGTCAAGATCCACAACTTCGTGCAGCACCCGGACCGCCAGAGCGGCACGACCGTCGGCTACATCGTGATGGAGTACATCGGCGGCCAGTCGCTGCGGCAGCTCGCGCTGGCGCACCACCGGGAAAGCCAGCGCCCGGAGCCGCTGCCGATCGGCCAGGTGCTCGCGTACGGGCTGGAAATCCTGCCCGCCATGGGTTATCTGCACAGCCAGGGGCTGCTGTACTGCGACCTCAAGCCGGACAACGTGATCCAGACGAACGAGCAGCTGAAGCTGATCGACCTGGGCGCGGTCCGGCGGACCGACGACTACGAGAGCCCGCTGTTCTTCACCACCGGCTACAGCGCGCCGGAACTGGCGACGCAGGGCGCGTCGATCGCGTCGGACCTGTTCACCGTCGGGCGCACGCTCGCCGTGCTGAGCTTCGAGTTCACCGGTTACACCAGCAAGTTCAAGACGACCCTGCCCGGCTCGGACACCGTCCCGCTGTTCGCGTTGTTCGGTTCGTACCACCGGTTCCTGAAGCGCGCGACGCACGCCGACCCGGACCGGCGGTTCCTCTCCGCCGAGGAGATGGCCGACCAGCTCACCGGCGTGCTGCGCGAGATCATGGCGCTGGGCACCGGAAAGCCGCGGCCCGGCGCGTCCACGGTGTTCGGCCCGGAGAGCCGCACGTTCGGCGTCCAGCTCGTGGTGCCGGAGGCCGGCGGCAGCGTGCCGCTGCCCGGCGCGGCCGAGGTCGTCGCCGGCCTGCCGATCCCGCAGGTCGACACGGACGACCCGGCGGCGGGCGTGCTCGCCACGACGACGTCGCTCGAGCCGCGTGGCGCGATCGAAGCGCTGGCCGGCGCGCCCCGCGAGTCGATCGAGGTGCGGCTGCGGATCGTCCGCGCCCGGATCGAGCTGGGCGAGCTGTCCGAGGCGCAGCGGCAGCTGCAGGCGGCGCAGTACCTGGCGATCAAGAACGGCTTCCCGCACGACTGGCGGATCGACTGGTACCGCGGCCTGATCGAGCTCGCGGGCGGCCGCTCGCGCGTCGCGCACGTCGCGTTCGAAGCGGTGTACGACGACCTGCCGGGTGAGATCGCGCCGAAGCTGGCGCTGGGCGTCAGCGCCGAAGGTGTCGGCGACTACTTCGCGGCGGCGCGGTTCTACGAGCTGGTCTGGCGCACCGACCGCAGCTACGTCAGCGCCGCGTTCGGCCTGGCCCGCGTCTACCTCGCGCAGGGCGCGCGGACCAGCGCGGTCGAGGTGCTGGAGATGGTGCCGTCGTCGTCGACGCACTACATCGACGCACAGGTCGCGGCGATCAAGATCAAGACGACCGCGACCCGGGCAGCGGGCAAGGAAGCCCTGGTCACCGAGCACGACCTGCTCGACGCGTCGGCCCGGCTGGAGCGCCTGCGCCTGGACGCCGAGCGCCGCACGAGGCTCTCGGCCGGCGTGCTCGAAGCCGCGTACGAGTGGCTTCGCGGCCCTCGCCAGGGCCCGCCGACGCCGGGAGCGCGGGTGCTGGGCTGCCCGCTGGAAGAGCGTGAGCTGCGTTTCGGGCTGGAGCGCTGTTACCGGGCGCTGGCCCGCCTGGCGGCGACGGTCGAGCAGCGCGTGGAGCTGGTGGACAAGGCCAACGCCATCCGCCCCCGCACCCTCACCTGACGCGTCACTTTCCTAGGGAAAGATGCGTCCGCGGGCCCCGGAAGGCGTCACTTTCCCTAGGAAAGATACGTACGAGACACTTTCTCTGGGAGAGTGACGCGCGTCAGGGATTGATCTCCCAGTCGCCGCGTTCGCGCTGGTTCTTCTCGTGCTGGGCGGCCAGTTTCTCCAGGGCCTGCGGGTCGCCGTGGTTGGAGAAGTGGTCGAAGCCCACCACGATGAACAGCGCGCGGGCGCTGACCGCGATCGGGCCGTCCTCGGCGTCGAGGCGGCCGTCCGCGCTGACGTAGATCTTGCGGCCCGCGATGCCGTCGAGGTGGGCGGTGATGAACAGCGTCGAGCCGACCGGCACCGGGCGGCGGAAGTCCGTCTCCAGCTTCCCGGTGACCGCCGGGCGGCGCATCAGGTTGCCCACCGTCGAGCCGAGCGCCTCGTCGAACGCGCAGGCCAGCAGGCCGCCGTGGGCGAGCCCGGGCGCGCCCTGGTGGGCCGCGGTGACGGTGAACCGCGAATGCACGACCTGGCCCTCGCCGACGGTCGAGCGCAGGTGCAGACCCGCGTCGGCCTCGTCACCGCAGCCGAAGCACTCCCCGAAGTGCACGCCGAGCTCGGTGCCCGCCGCGGGTGCCTTCGGGTGCGGGACCGCCGGCTCCACCGGTACCGGCGGCCAGGGTTGAGAAACACGACTCATGCGCTGACGTTAACTCGCCGGTAGTCGTCCGCTTCGTCCGACCCGCGCCGTGACCGGGCAACCTACACCTCTCGGTAGCCGGAAAGTTCCCCACCGTAGAGATTCTCCGGCTCAGACTGCCGACCTGCGGCAACCGGGCAAGACTGGCTTGATGAGCTCGAACGGCCCACGGGGCGCGGTACGGAGGAGGTCGTCGCCGGCATGAGCGAACCAGCAGCTACGACGGGCAAACCGGAAGTGGACGAGAGAACCGTCAAGCGCGCCGTGTGGGCTTCCGCGATGGGGAACGCCACCGAGTGGTACGACTACGGTGTCTTCACCTCGGGCGCGATCGCCGTCAGCATCGGCTCGGAGTTCTTCCCCGGCGACGGCAATGCCGTCCTCAAGTCGCTGGCACTGCTCGCGGTCGGGTTCATCGTGCGGCCGTTCGGCGGGGCGTTCTTCGGCCCGCTCGGTGACAAGATCGGCCGCCAGAAGGTCCTGGCCATCACGATCCTGCTGATGTCGGGCTGCACCTTCCTCGTCGGCGTCCTGCC is a window from the Amycolatopsis sp. NBC_00355 genome containing:
- a CDS encoding serine/threonine-protein kinase; protein product: MSEEPRRPRHAAPDDEPQVATPSWQPPPPVRWETPEPSISGRLDDTEPPAAERTVFHAPVRRTPTAPTPPRGQSSSFVRGQIPGADDPTRPPGSMNPVVPPVAPPVAPSAEATQAVRVDPNAPQPTSVLAAPAPETQSIMPPVPRPEAGPGALPDPGTESVLPERSSDGRHTGTGTGTGTGTGSGSGAVSGSGPFPGTSRRTSSRTSRSRRGRLGAGLVEVPPVPSRDPASAVLTNPMVSEEKRFCGSCSAKVGRGKDGKPGAAEGKCDKCGTPFSFVPKLQPNELVGGQYEVLGAIAYGGLGWIYLAQDHNVSDRWVVLKGLIDTGDATAMAAAANEQRFLAEVEHPNIVKIHNFVQHPDRQSGTTVGYIVMEYIGGQSLRQLALAHHRESQRPEPLPIGQVLAYGLEILPAMGYLHSQGLLYCDLKPDNVIQTNEQLKLIDLGAVRRTDDYESPLFFTTGYSAPELATQGASIASDLFTVGRTLAVLSFEFTGYTSKFKTTLPGSDTVPLFALFGSYHRFLKRATHADPDRRFLSAEEMADQLTGVLREIMALGTGKPRPGASTVFGPESRTFGVQLVVPEAGGSVPLPGAAEVVAGLPIPQVDTDDPAAGVLATTTSLEPRGAIEALAGAPRESIEVRLRIVRARIELGELSEAQRQLQAAQYLAIKNGFPHDWRIDWYRGLIELAGGRSRVAHVAFEAVYDDLPGEIAPKLALGVSAEGVGDYFAAARFYELVWRTDRSYVSAAFGLARVYLAQGARTSAVEVLEMVPSSSTHYIDAQVAAIKIKTTATRAAGKEALVTEHDLLDASARLERLRLDAERRTRLSAGVLEAAYEWLRGPRQGPPTPGARVLGCPLEERELRFGLERCYRALARLAATVEQRVELVDKANAIRPRTLT
- a CDS encoding PaaI family thioesterase, whose amino-acid sequence is MSRVSQPWPPVPVEPAVPHPKAPAAGTELGVHFGECFGCGDEADAGLHLRSTVGEGQVVHSRFTVTAAHQGAPGLAHGGLLACAFDEALGSTVGNLMRRPAVTGKLETDFRRPVPVGSTLFITAHLDGIAGRKIYVSADGRLDAEDGPIAVSARALFIVVGFDHFSNHGDPQALEKLAAQHEKNQRERGDWEINP